In one window of Nothobranchius furzeri strain GRZ-AD chromosome 11, NfurGRZ-RIMD1, whole genome shotgun sequence DNA:
- the tac1 gene encoding protachykinin-1: MKFLILPVLVVLISAAQVFCEETEPKDGTEFWTSRNPIQEDWLSSDPFRKILLRMTRKPPPRQFIGLMGKRSMANAQISRKRHKVNSFVGLMGKRSQEEPESYEWSTIQTYDKRR, from the exons atgaaGTTTCTGATCCTGCCGGTTTTAGTGGTTTTGATCTCCGCAGCTCAAGTGTTTTGTGAAGAGACGGAACCAAAGGACGGAACCGAGTTCTGGACCAGCAGGAACCCGATCCAG GAGGACTGGCTCTCCAGTGATCCATTCAGAAAAATCCTGCTGAGGATGACGAGGAAGCCGCCACCGCGTCAGTTCATCGGTCTGATGGGGAAGCGCTCCATGG CAAATGCACAGATCTCCAGGAAAA GACACAAAGTGAACTCGTTTGTAGGACTGATGGGGAAGAGGAGTCAAGAGGAGCCAG AGTCCTACGAGTGGAGCACAATACAGACGTACGACAAGCGGCGCTGA